TActcctaaaataaaaaaaatgaaaaatttgacTTTCAAATCGTTGTTGCATGGGTTCTGACTATCTTACAAAATGATCTGCAAGGGGCAATTTATTACTAAACAAcaatagatgtgtgtgtgtgtgtgtgtgtgggattcACTCAGACTCACCAGTGATGGTAGAAATGTTTGGGGGATCGTGCATGTGGATGGTCTGAGCGTCGCTCACATCCAACAAGGTGGAGTTTTTTATGGGAAGATGGAGATCCAACAGCTCCTCGTCAATGGGGAAAGTCAACGTTTCCTCTGTGAAGGGAAAATACGACATACGAGACACAACATGTCACaacatgacaaaagaaaaaacataagaaCCCAATAACCCTTCATTTGGGTTATGAATTGATAAAAATGCGGACACACCATAATTCTCTTTCCTGAAGATCTCGGGTGAGGGTAAGCTTCGTAGATACGAAGGGGCAGAGGTGTCttccacatcatcatcaaaggTGAAAGTTGAGTCTGTCTCCATGCCAGAAGATGCAATGCTTTCGGGTGTCTCTGCcgtgttttgcctttttttcagtttttccataaCTGTAATTTCACCACCTTTAAAAGCGTCTGTGTCAGGGGTCATGTGAATGGTTGTGTGCCGTGCTGCTGACACATGGTAGCCAGTTTTTTTATTAGTTGGAGAGGCCGGCGAGACAACTCTGTGCGACACAGATTTGCACTGGAGAGGCACCGGGAAAGAGAAACACTTGTGTAAATAATATAGTTTTATGACCTTAAAGGATTTAGTTTGAATTGAGCTACTCTTAGAGTTGAACGTTTAgagttgaacttttttttttcactcaggtCAAGTGCCTCATTATCAATACATCTGACAGTAGTTTAATTTAATACTCAAATTGCTTGTTCAatgcataaaaaacacaaaaatgcaaacagCATAATCAAACTGCTGTTTAGAGCCagtcacaaaaaagaaaaagtttaatATGCCTTTAGGGAAAGCTGGGAAAGTGACAAATCATCACATTTGCTAAGATGGTCAGTAGTCTTTTTGGCATTTGACAATTCCGATAACCTGTAGAAATTGTTGCCGATTGCTTTTCCGTCAATGGCACAATAAAACATTCTATCAACAAATCATTTCACAGAATGAAACAACTATGTTTAGTGGAGGGTCGACAGGTGCCCAACAACATTTGACCCCTCATGACACTGTCATTTATGAAGAGAATGCTTTATAGATGTAGAGTTGATTATCAGAACCACCTGTCAACATCACACTCACCCACACTGggctggttggtttgtcagtgGGGACGAT
The sequence above is a segment of the Scophthalmus maximus strain ysfricsl-2021 chromosome 2, ASM2237912v1, whole genome shotgun sequence genome. Coding sequences within it:
- the LOC118301033 gene encoding uncharacterized protein LOC118301033 isoform X3 yields the protein MGRKKCGVSHTDSGVVRHQRDTPIKTALSRRHRHRRLLPDNQYEALPEETEVEETIVPTDKPTSPVWCKSVSHRVVSPASPTNKKTGYHVSAARHTTIHMTPDTDAFKGGEITVMEKLKKRQNTAETPESIASSGMETDSTFTFDDDVEDTSAPSYLRSLPSPEIFRKENYEETLTFPIDEELLDLHLPIKNSTLLDVSDAQTIHMHDPPNISTITETTEHLNLRLKYKENPLNQIIRQKHARGKPQLNSQTKGSFCARRKCRSKPPSLPRSSKQKMSLRPNQPFTSPVRPPTHPARPSGRGPMQRRPELVRRPPKTARCV